From one Thalassobaculum sp. OXR-137 genomic stretch:
- a CDS encoding LysR family transcriptional regulator — protein sequence MDRMNYHHLRYFHEVATVGNLTQAASRLNVSQSALSTQIRQLEERLGHPLFERVGRRLVLTEAGGIALDHASRIFQAGDELVAALEQRDGAVRPLRLGAQSTLSRNFQLRFLRPIVAAGEIDLILSSGNNAALLEALQALALDIVLTTQAPPADRFADLVAHRIAGQPVGLYAVPGRLQHASLRDVLAREPMILPTESSVRTGFDSLVSRLAVTPRIAAEVDDMAMVRLLAREGVGVAAAPAVVLADEIEQGIVRPAPFPLDITESFYAIVARRSFPHPSIAPLLAATEAGGKLAETGGSD from the coding sequence ATGGATCGGATGAACTATCACCATCTCAGGTACTTCCACGAAGTCGCGACGGTCGGAAACCTGACCCAGGCGGCGAGCCGTCTGAACGTGTCCCAATCGGCTCTGTCGACCCAGATCCGCCAGTTGGAGGAACGGCTGGGCCATCCGCTGTTCGAGCGGGTCGGCCGTCGGCTGGTCCTCACGGAGGCCGGCGGCATCGCCCTCGACCACGCCAGCCGGATCTTCCAGGCGGGCGACGAACTCGTCGCCGCCCTCGAGCAGCGCGACGGTGCCGTGCGTCCCCTGCGCCTGGGCGCCCAATCGACGCTGTCGCGCAACTTCCAGCTCCGCTTCCTGCGCCCGATCGTCGCCGCGGGCGAGATCGACCTGATCCTGTCCTCCGGCAACAACGCGGCGCTGCTGGAGGCCCTGCAGGCCCTGGCGCTGGATATCGTGCTGACAACCCAGGCCCCGCCGGCGGACCGGTTCGCCGATCTCGTGGCCCATCGGATCGCCGGACAGCCGGTCGGCCTGTACGCCGTGCCCGGACGGCTGCAGCATGCCAGCCTGAGGGACGTCCTGGCGCGGGAACCGATGATCCTGCCGACCGAAAGCTCGGTGCGGACCGGATTCGACAGTCTCGTCTCCCGCCTCGCGGTGACGCCGAGGATCGCCGCCGAGGTGGACGACATGGCGATGGTCCGCCTGCTCGCCCGCGAGGGCGTCGGCGTCGCCGCGGCCCCCGCCGTGGTGCTGGCAGACGAGATCGAGCAGGGCATCGTGCGCCCTGCGCCCTTCCCGCTCGACATCACCGAGAGCTTCTACGCGATCGTTGCCCGGCGCAGCTTTCCCCACCCGTCGATCGCCCCGCTGCTCGCCGCGACCGAGGCCGGCGGGAAGCTGGCCGAGACCGGCGGCAGCGATTGA
- a CDS encoding VWA domain-containing protein: MPDDLSPPDYSLPDAGAEGGGKLIQNIMHFGRTLRAAGLPVGPGKVLDAVEAVRVAGITNRRDFYWTLHAVFVNRRDQREIFDQAFHVFWRNPRLLERMLQMILPEFRGDADEDKEKGQEMNRRLAEALKSENPGNADPQEPEEEEIELDAAMTWSDRELLREMDFEKMTAEEILRAKQVIRDMRLPIAEIKTRRFRPSPHGLRLDLRRTMSATMRSGGDEIALQRRKQRTRRPPLVVLCDISGSMSRYSRMLLHFMHAITNDRDRVHTFLFGTRLTNVTRYLKHTDVDEALVQVGDVVNDWSGGTRIGHCLHEFNRFWGRRVLTQGAIVVLITDGLDREVGAGLAGEMDRLHKSCRRLIWLNPLLRYDGFAPKSQGVRAILPHVDDFRPVHSLDSLEQLAEAIGRPSLRRREGMDDWLANLRRVEEEVRQSQSH, encoded by the coding sequence ATGCCCGACGATCTGAGCCCGCCCGACTATTCCCTCCCCGATGCCGGGGCCGAGGGCGGCGGCAAGCTGATCCAGAACATCATGCATTTCGGCCGCACCCTGCGCGCGGCCGGCCTGCCCGTGGGACCCGGCAAGGTGCTGGACGCGGTCGAGGCGGTGCGCGTGGCCGGCATCACCAACCGGCGCGACTTCTACTGGACCCTGCACGCGGTCTTCGTGAACCGCCGCGACCAGCGCGAGATCTTCGACCAGGCGTTCCACGTGTTCTGGCGCAATCCGCGCCTGCTGGAGCGCATGCTGCAGATGATCCTGCCCGAGTTCCGCGGCGATGCCGACGAGGACAAGGAGAAGGGCCAGGAGATGAACCGGCGCCTGGCCGAGGCGCTGAAATCCGAGAACCCCGGCAATGCGGACCCGCAGGAGCCGGAGGAAGAGGAGATCGAGCTCGACGCGGCGATGACCTGGTCGGACCGGGAACTGCTGCGCGAGATGGATTTCGAGAAGATGACGGCGGAGGAAATCCTGCGCGCCAAGCAGGTGATCCGCGACATGCGCCTGCCCATCGCCGAGATCAAGACCCGCCGTTTCCGCCCCTCCCCGCACGGCCTGCGCCTCGACCTGCGCCGCACCATGTCGGCAACCATGCGCTCGGGCGGCGACGAGATCGCCCTGCAGCGCCGCAAGCAGCGCACACGCCGGCCGCCGCTGGTGGTGCTGTGCGACATCTCCGGCTCCATGAGCCGCTACTCGCGGATGCTGCTGCATTTCATGCACGCCATCACCAACGACCGCGACCGGGTGCACACCTTCCTGTTCGGCACACGGCTGACCAACGTCACCCGCTACCTGAAGCACACGGATGTGGACGAGGCGCTGGTCCAGGTCGGCGACGTGGTCAACGACTGGTCCGGCGGTACCCGCATCGGCCACTGCCTGCACGAGTTCAACCGGTTCTGGGGCCGCCGGGTGCTGACCCAGGGCGCCATTGTCGTGCTGATCACCGACGGGCTCGACCGGGAGGTCGGCGCCGGACTGGCCGGGGAAATGGACCGACTCCATAAGTCGTGCAGACGGCTGATTTGGCTCAATCCCTTGTTGCGCTACGACGGTTTCGCCCCCAAATCTCAGGGTGTGCGGGCTATCCTTCCCCATGTCGACGACTTCCGGCCGGTGCATTCTCTCGATAGCCTGGAGCAACTGGCGGAAGCCATCGGCCGGCCGTCCCTGCGCCGGCGCGAGGGGATGGACGACTGGCTCGCCAACCTGCGCCGGGTCGAAGAAGAGGTTCGACAGTCTCAATCTCACTAG
- a CDS encoding CopD family protein, whose product MTMTVLLALHIVAATVWVGGMFFAYVVLRPAVGGIEPAPERPRLWRRVFDRFFLFVSISVLTLLATGYAMLFVVLGGFANAGIHIHIMNGVGLLMMLMYGHLRFAVWPKFRNAVDAGDFEQAGTRLVLIRKIVHVNLGLGMITMIVAATGRYWP is encoded by the coding sequence ATGACGATGACGGTTCTCCTAGCCCTCCATATTGTTGCCGCGACCGTCTGGGTCGGCGGTATGTTCTTCGCCTACGTGGTCTTGCGACCGGCGGTCGGCGGCATCGAGCCGGCACCCGAACGCCCCCGGCTCTGGCGCCGGGTGTTCGACCGGTTCTTCCTGTTCGTGTCGATCAGCGTGCTCACCCTGCTGGCGACGGGATACGCGATGCTGTTTGTCGTCCTGGGCGGGTTCGCCAATGCCGGCATCCACATTCACATCATGAACGGTGTCGGCCTCCTGATGATGCTGATGTACGGCCATCTGCGCTTCGCCGTCTGGCCGAAGTTCCGCAACGCGGTCGATGCCGGCGATTTCGAGCAGGCCGGAACGCGGCTCGTCCTGATCCGCAAGATCGTCCACGTGAACCTTGGCCTTGGCATGATCACCATGATCGTGGCCGCGACGGGGCGGTACTGGCCGTAA
- a CDS encoding YheT family hydrolase: MPVEIGVQPFRQRFPWIGGDLQTLRDVIVGGSEPVPAAHTEAQRFEMPDGTGDTLTGVLDRPARPVDGLPLVVLIHGLTGSAESTYVRRSARSFLEAGFVTLRLNLRGAGTSRPLCRQQYHSGRSADLAAVIDRLQGPDGIAAEGVTLVGWSLGANMLLKAVAEFGAGKRVRGAVAISAPIDLAATARHFTARRNTVYHRHLLAAMRAEMAAVPGGLAQSDRARLAAVRSVIAFDDAFTAPRNGFADAADYYARNSASGFLARIAVPTRVIHALDDPWIPPEMYRAVDWERCPAVHATLTRHGGHVGFHGQQGVWSDAEAVRFLAGL; this comes from the coding sequence ATGCCGGTTGAGATCGGCGTCCAGCCGTTCCGCCAGCGTTTTCCCTGGATCGGTGGGGATCTTCAGACCCTGCGGGATGTGATCGTCGGCGGTAGCGAGCCGGTACCGGCGGCGCATACCGAGGCGCAGCGCTTCGAGATGCCGGACGGGACCGGCGATACCCTGACCGGAGTTCTCGACCGGCCGGCACGTCCGGTGGACGGGCTGCCTCTGGTGGTGCTGATCCACGGTCTCACCGGTTCGGCGGAGAGCACCTATGTGCGGCGCTCGGCGCGGTCTTTCCTGGAGGCGGGGTTCGTCACCCTGCGCCTCAACCTGCGCGGCGCCGGCACGAGCCGGCCGCTCTGCCGTCAGCAGTACCATTCCGGCCGCAGCGCCGACCTTGCGGCGGTGATCGACCGGCTCCAGGGGCCGGACGGCATCGCGGCGGAGGGGGTGACCCTGGTCGGCTGGTCCCTGGGCGCGAACATGCTGCTCAAGGCCGTGGCGGAGTTCGGAGCCGGGAAGCGGGTGCGGGGCGCGGTGGCGATCTCCGCGCCGATCGACTTGGCGGCCACGGCCCGGCATTTCACCGCGCGCCGCAACACCGTCTATCACCGCCATCTGCTGGCCGCGATGCGGGCGGAGATGGCGGCGGTCCCGGGCGGGCTGGCGCAGAGCGATCGGGCGCGGCTGGCGGCGGTTCGGTCGGTGATCGCCTTCGACGACGCGTTCACCGCGCCGCGCAACGGGTTCGCCGATGCGGCGGACTATTACGCGCGGAATTCGGCGAGCGGCTTCCTGGCGCGGATCGCAGTGCCGACCCGGGTGATCCACGCCCTGGACGATCCGTGGATCCCGCCGGAGATGTATCGCGCGGTGGATTGGGAGCGCTGCCCCGCGGTGCACGCCACCCTGACCCGCCACGGCGGCCATGTGGGCTTCCACGGGCAGCAGGGCGTCTGGTCGGATGCGGAGGCCGTGCGGTTTCTTGCGGGTCTCTGA
- a CDS encoding alpha/beta hydrolase, whose amino-acid sequence MRPSAGSFPFTDHNGTVWLAFQDFGERSRERVVVCVHGLTRNGRDFDRLAIAMAKDYRVVEVDIAGRGRSGWLADKTEYNYTTYLKHMDAFFQYRGLEECDFIGTSMGGIIGMMLAAREESPIRRLILNDVGPVISGEALSRLGTHVGEDPRFKNLQEAAAYFKEVYADFGIPDDLAWSDLTLHSAIRQENGTYALHYDPAIGDVFTEDMPDVKLWDIWDNVRCPTLVLRGEHSEILTRETAERMTRSGPKAEVVEFPGVGHAPSLMTEEQIKVVHDWLRSFDEKDEEDDLADAG is encoded by the coding sequence ATGCGTCCTAGCGCTGGCAGCTTTCCCTTCACCGACCACAACGGCACGGTCTGGCTCGCATTCCAGGATTTCGGCGAGCGCTCGCGCGAGCGTGTGGTGGTCTGCGTCCACGGTCTGACCCGCAACGGCCGGGACTTCGACCGGCTGGCCATCGCCATGGCCAAGGATTACCGGGTGGTCGAGGTCGACATCGCCGGCCGTGGCCGATCCGGCTGGCTGGCCGACAAGACCGAGTACAACTACACCACCTACCTGAAGCACATGGATGCGTTCTTCCAGTATCGCGGCCTGGAGGAATGCGACTTCATCGGCACCTCCATGGGCGGGATCATCGGCATGATGCTGGCCGCCCGCGAGGAGTCGCCGATCCGCCGGCTGATCCTCAACGATGTGGGGCCGGTGATCTCCGGCGAGGCGCTGAGCCGGCTGGGCACCCATGTGGGCGAGGACCCACGCTTCAAGAACCTCCAGGAGGCGGCCGCCTACTTCAAGGAGGTCTATGCGGATTTCGGGATCCCCGACGACCTCGCCTGGTCCGACCTGACCCTGCATTCTGCGATCCGCCAGGAGAACGGCACCTACGCGCTGCATTACGATCCGGCCATCGGCGACGTGTTCACCGAGGACATGCCCGACGTGAAGCTTTGGGACATCTGGGACAACGTGCGCTGCCCGACCCTGGTGCTGCGCGGCGAGCACTCCGAGATCCTGACCCGCGAGACCGCCGAGCGGATGACGCGGTCCGGCCCAAAGGCCGAGGTCGTGGAGTTTCCCGGCGTCGGCCATGCGCCGTCGCTGATGACCGAGGAGCAGATCAAGGTCGTCCACGACTGGCTGCGCTCGTTCGACGAGAAAGACGAGGAGGACGACCTCGCCGATGCCGGTTGA
- a CDS encoding isobutyryl-CoA dehydrogenase — protein sequence MDFQLSEEQRAIQDMARSFAAERLAPNAAEWDEKAHFPVDVLKELAELGLGAIYVRDDVGGSGLGRLDAAIAFEELSAGCVSTAAFLSIHNMVAWMVDSYGSDEIRQRFLPKLASMEQIASYCLTEPGAGSDAAALKTRAEKVGNSHYVLNGGKAFISGGGTSDVYAVMCRTGEEGPKGISCILVEKDTPGLSFGENEKKLGWNSQPTAMVNFDDCKVPAENLVGAEGQGFRIAMAGLDGGRINIAACSLGGARAALDASLAYVKDRKAFGQAIADFQATQFRLADMATELEAARLMVHRAAASLDAKSPEATQHAAMAKRFATDIGYRIVDEALQLHGGYGYLKDYPIERLLRDLRVHRILEGTNEIMRVIIARKLLAN from the coding sequence ATGGACTTCCAACTCAGCGAAGAGCAGCGCGCGATCCAGGATATGGCCCGCTCCTTTGCCGCCGAGCGGCTGGCGCCGAACGCGGCCGAATGGGACGAAAAGGCCCATTTCCCGGTCGATGTGCTGAAGGAACTGGCGGAGTTGGGCCTCGGCGCGATCTATGTGCGCGACGATGTCGGCGGCTCGGGGCTCGGCCGGCTCGACGCGGCGATCGCCTTCGAGGAACTGTCGGCCGGCTGCGTGTCCACCGCGGCATTCCTGTCGATCCACAACATGGTCGCCTGGATGGTCGACAGCTACGGCAGCGATGAGATCCGCCAGCGCTTCTTGCCGAAGCTCGCGTCCATGGAGCAGATCGCCAGCTACTGCCTGACCGAGCCGGGGGCCGGGTCCGACGCGGCGGCGCTGAAGACCCGGGCGGAGAAGGTCGGCAATTCCCACTACGTGCTGAACGGCGGCAAGGCCTTCATCTCCGGCGGCGGCACCAGCGACGTCTATGCCGTGATGTGCCGTACCGGCGAGGAGGGACCCAAGGGCATCTCCTGCATTCTGGTGGAGAAGGACACGCCGGGACTTTCGTTCGGCGAGAACGAGAAGAAGCTCGGCTGGAACAGCCAGCCGACCGCCATGGTCAATTTCGACGACTGCAAGGTGCCGGCGGAGAATCTGGTCGGGGCCGAGGGGCAGGGGTTCCGCATCGCCATGGCCGGACTGGACGGCGGGCGAATCAACATCGCCGCCTGTTCGCTGGGCGGCGCGCGGGCGGCGCTGGACGCTTCCCTGGCTTACGTGAAGGACCGCAAGGCCTTCGGCCAGGCGATCGCCGACTTCCAGGCGACCCAGTTCCGCCTCGCCGACATGGCGACCGAGCTGGAGGCCGCCCGGCTGATGGTGCACCGGGCCGCGGCGAGTCTCGACGCGAAATCTCCCGAGGCCACCCAGCACGCCGCCATGGCCAAGCGCTTCGCCACCGATATCGGCTACCGCATCGTCGACGAGGCATTGCAGCTTCATGGCGGTTACGGGTACCTGAAGGACTACCCGATCGAGCGGCTGCTGCGGGACCTGCGCGTGCATCGGATCCTGGAAGGGACCAACGAGATCATGCGGGTCATCATCGCCCGCAAGCTGCTGGCCAATTGA
- a CDS encoding alanine racemase translates to MADTPAPEARSRRRFSDATALAAALRPSYPVYCFRPHKVRAVARHFVATFPGKVVYAVKCNIEPRVLGWLAEAGVTAFDTASLTEIAAVRERLPDADALFMHPVKSRAAILAADRVYDVSTYCVDSMAELEKVLQVARRRDLKIFVRVATPGGGAAFELSIKFGATQAEAVEILDRVAEEGLQAGIAFHIGSQCLNPRAFRTAFAVIAEVWRGTKADVREIDVGGGFPVAYAGQPVPPLEDFVTEIVEGRREAGIDEDVALLCEPGRALVADGCSMLCQVHLRKGDRLYLNDGVYGNLSEPYWSRVRLPARLIRPDGINGGPSDAPMQDFTIFGPTCDGNDLLPTPFRLPADVAEGDWIEVGQIGAYGAALATRFNGFFADAQVELGDEPPDTA, encoded by the coding sequence ATGGCCGACACACCCGCACCGGAGGCCCGCAGCCGCCGCCGCTTCAGCGATGCGACCGCCCTGGCCGCCGCCCTGCGGCCGAGCTATCCGGTCTATTGCTTCCGGCCGCACAAGGTCCGGGCCGTCGCCCGGCATTTTGTGGCGACCTTTCCGGGCAAGGTCGTCTACGCGGTGAAGTGCAATATCGAGCCGCGTGTGCTCGGCTGGCTGGCCGAGGCCGGGGTGACCGCCTTCGACACCGCCTCCCTGACCGAGATCGCCGCGGTGCGGGAGCGGCTGCCCGATGCCGACGCCCTGTTCATGCACCCGGTGAAGAGCCGTGCCGCCATCCTGGCCGCCGACCGGGTCTACGATGTGTCGACCTACTGCGTCGATTCCATGGCCGAGCTGGAGAAGGTGCTGCAGGTCGCCCGGCGCCGCGACCTGAAGATCTTCGTGCGCGTCGCCACCCCCGGTGGCGGGGCGGCGTTCGAGCTGTCGATCAAGTTCGGCGCCACCCAGGCCGAGGCGGTGGAGATCCTCGACCGGGTGGCGGAGGAGGGGCTGCAGGCCGGCATCGCCTTCCATATCGGCTCGCAATGCCTGAACCCGCGCGCCTTCCGCACCGCCTTCGCCGTCATCGCCGAGGTATGGCGCGGCACCAAGGCGGATGTGCGCGAGATCGACGTGGGCGGCGGTTTTCCCGTCGCCTATGCCGGCCAGCCGGTGCCGCCGCTGGAGGATTTCGTCACCGAGATCGTCGAGGGACGACGCGAGGCGGGGATCGACGAGGATGTCGCCCTGCTGTGCGAGCCCGGCCGCGCGCTGGTGGCCGACGGCTGCTCGATGCTGTGCCAGGTGCATCTGCGCAAGGGCGACCGGCTCTATCTGAACGACGGCGTCTACGGCAATCTGTCGGAACCGTACTGGTCGCGGGTGCGTTTACCGGCACGACTGATCCGGCCGGACGGTATCAACGGCGGGCCCAGCGATGCGCCGATGCAGGACTTCACGATCTTCGGTCCGACCTGCGACGGCAACGACCTTCTGCCCACCCCGTTCCGGCTACCGGCGGACGTGGCGGAGGGCGATTGGATCGAGGTTGGTCAGATCGGAGCCTATGGAGCGGCCCTTGCGACACGATTTAACGGCTTCTTCGCCGACGCGCAGGTTGAACTCGGCGACGAACCGCCGGACACTGCCTAA
- a CDS encoding MoxR family ATPase, with protein sequence MALEQPKSVDATLELLGAGRYVADRSLATALHLALSLGRPLFLEGEAGVGKTEIAKVLSETLGRKLIRLQCYEGLDVSSAVYEWNYARQMVEIRLAEAAGGADRDALAKDIFDERFLIKRPILQALEEDEAGAPVLLIDELDRTDEPFEAFLLEVLSDFQVTIPELGPQVAKTPPIVIITSNRTREIHDALKRRCFYYWVDYPSAARELEILKVKAPGAPEDLSKQVVAFVHELRKLDLFKVPGVAETIDWVHALVQLDHLALSPEAIENSLGVLLKYQDDIAKIQGHEATRILNQIKAELAGAAAVA encoded by the coding sequence ATGGCCCTAGAGCAGCCGAAATCCGTTGATGCCACCCTCGAGCTTCTGGGCGCCGGCAGATATGTCGCCGACCGGTCGCTCGCCACGGCTCTGCACCTGGCGCTGAGCCTGGGCCGGCCGCTGTTCCTGGAGGGCGAGGCCGGCGTCGGCAAGACCGAGATCGCCAAGGTGCTGAGCGAGACCCTCGGGCGAAAGCTGATTCGCCTGCAGTGCTACGAAGGCCTCGACGTCTCCTCCGCCGTCTACGAATGGAACTACGCCCGCCAGATGGTGGAGATCCGCCTGGCCGAGGCCGCCGGCGGTGCGGACCGCGATGCCCTGGCCAAGGACATCTTCGACGAGCGCTTCCTGATCAAGCGTCCGATCCTCCAGGCCCTGGAGGAAGACGAAGCCGGCGCGCCGGTCCTACTGATCGACGAGCTGGACCGCACCGACGAGCCGTTCGAGGCCTTCCTGCTGGAGGTGCTGTCCGACTTCCAGGTGACGATCCCCGAACTCGGCCCGCAGGTCGCCAAGACCCCGCCGATCGTGATCATCACCTCCAACCGGACCCGCGAGATCCACGACGCGCTGAAGCGCCGCTGCTTCTACTACTGGGTCGACTATCCCTCGGCCGCCCGCGAGCTGGAGATCCTCAAGGTGAAGGCGCCGGGCGCGCCGGAAGACCTGTCCAAGCAGGTCGTCGCCTTCGTCCACGAGCTGCGCAAGCTCGACCTGTTCAAGGTGCCGGGCGTGGCCGAGACCATCGACTGGGTGCATGCGCTGGTGCAGCTCGACCATCTGGCGCTGAGCCCGGAGGCGATCGAGAACTCCCTGGGCGTCCTGCTGAAGTACCAGGACGACATCGCCAAGATCCAGGGTCACGAAGCGACCCGCATCCTGAACCAGATCAAGGCCGAGCTGGCGGGTGCGGCGGCGGTCGCGTAA
- a CDS encoding AI-2E family transporter, which yields MPDTNPPTPKAVQEHFGHAISSVVGDRRLLVPLWLLAAVATVFFFREAEPFLAPVLGSAVLAIALSPITRFLERSVGLGRGFAALISMVLAAGVVAAALWILIPAADNWQDRLADLAEQAERKLFPISNTIDEVKKATEKVGEAAHLSNGDQQRIVVDTDGSYLSQVLGGAPFAVIQILTTAIVSFFFLRERRWLLRSGIAFFATYKERYRMAQIAREIRRNVGSYFLIQIAISSGVGLVTALSFWAIGMPAPATWGGAIAVANFVPFIGPFLIAVMSFVGGLATFDTLQMCFLPPAIVFAVNAVEENVVIPMVMSSRFYTSPVVIILAVLFGAWMWGTIGGVLAVPSAVIVLSALRRWRETEEVEEDLNSDEVDD from the coding sequence TTGCCAGATACCAACCCGCCCACCCCGAAGGCTGTTCAGGAACATTTCGGTCATGCGATCAGTTCGGTCGTGGGAGACCGCCGCCTGCTCGTGCCGCTGTGGCTGCTGGCCGCTGTGGCCACCGTCTTCTTCTTCCGCGAGGCCGAGCCGTTTCTGGCACCTGTCCTGGGCAGTGCGGTGCTTGCCATCGCGCTGAGCCCGATCACCCGCTTCCTGGAGCGCAGCGTGGGCCTGGGCCGGGGGTTCGCCGCTCTGATCTCCATGGTGCTCGCCGCCGGCGTGGTGGCGGCGGCGCTGTGGATCCTGATCCCGGCCGCCGATAACTGGCAGGACAGGCTTGCCGATCTGGCGGAGCAGGCGGAACGCAAGCTGTTCCCGATCAGCAACACGATCGACGAGGTGAAGAAGGCGACGGAAAAGGTCGGCGAGGCCGCGCATCTGTCCAATGGCGACCAGCAGAGAATCGTGGTCGATACCGACGGCAGTTATCTCAGTCAGGTTCTCGGCGGCGCGCCGTTCGCCGTCATCCAGATCCTGACCACCGCGATCGTCTCGTTCTTCTTCCTGCGCGAGCGGCGCTGGCTGCTGCGCAGCGGCATCGCCTTCTTCGCCACCTACAAGGAACGCTATCGGATGGCCCAGATCGCCCGGGAAATCCGGCGCAACGTGGGCAGCTATTTTCTCATCCAGATCGCCATCTCCTCGGGCGTGGGCCTGGTGACCGCGCTGAGTTTCTGGGCCATCGGCATGCCCGCGCCGGCCACATGGGGCGGCGCCATCGCCGTGGCCAACTTCGTGCCGTTCATCGGCCCGTTCCTGATCGCCGTGATGTCCTTCGTCGGCGGCCTGGCCACCTTCGACACGCTGCAGATGTGCTTCCTGCCGCCGGCGATCGTCTTCGCCGTCAATGCGGTGGAGGAGAACGTCGTCATTCCCATGGTCATGAGCAGCCGATTCTACACCAGCCCGGTCGTGATCATCCTGGCGGTCCTGTTCGGCGCCTGGATGTGGGGAACGATCGGCGGCGTGCTGGCGGTGCCGTCCGCTGTCATCGTGCTGTCGGCCCTGCGCCGCTGGCGCGAGACCGAGGAGGTCGAGGAGGACCTGAACTCCGACGAGGTCGACGACTGA
- the hemB gene encoding porphobilinogen synthase translates to MPFNGRPKTLIAPSTGYPTTRLRRPRQADWSRRMVAENALSVNDLIWPVFVHAGDQPRIPVESMPGVMRYSVSELAEVAREAADLGIPVMGVFPYVEGELKDAQGSYAVADNNVVCQAVEAVKNAVPTLGVMCDAALDPFTSHGHDGLLEDGSILNDETVEILVRQSVLQASAGCDIISPSDMMDGRVGAIRKGLDEAGFQNVLIMSYAAKYASGFYAPFRAAVGSASTLGSASKSTYQMDPANSDEALREVALDIAEGADMVMVKPGMPYLDIVRRVKDTFGVPTYAYQVSGEYSMIMAAAERGWIDGERAMMESLMGFKRAGADGILTYFAVEAAKRLK, encoded by the coding sequence ATGCCCTTCAACGGCCGCCCCAAGACCCTGATCGCGCCGTCCACCGGCTATCCGACCACCCGCCTGCGCCGGCCGCGCCAGGCCGACTGGTCGCGCCGGATGGTGGCGGAGAACGCGCTGAGTGTGAACGACCTGATCTGGCCGGTCTTCGTCCATGCCGGCGACCAACCGCGGATTCCCGTGGAGAGCATGCCGGGCGTGATGCGCTATTCCGTGTCGGAGCTGGCCGAGGTGGCACGCGAGGCGGCCGATCTCGGCATCCCGGTCATGGGCGTGTTCCCCTATGTGGAAGGCGAGCTGAAGGACGCCCAGGGCAGCTACGCCGTGGCCGACAACAACGTGGTCTGCCAGGCGGTCGAGGCGGTGAAGAACGCCGTGCCGACCCTCGGCGTGATGTGCGACGCCGCCCTCGACCCGTTCACCAGCCACGGCCATGACGGGCTGCTGGAGGACGGCTCCATCCTGAACGACGAGACGGTGGAGATCCTGGTCCGCCAGTCGGTGCTGCAGGCCAGTGCCGGCTGCGACATCATCTCGCCGTCGGACATGATGGACGGCCGGGTCGGCGCGATCCGCAAGGGGCTCGACGAGGCCGGGTTCCAGAACGTGCTGATCATGTCCTACGCGGCGAAGTACGCCTCGGGCTTCTACGCGCCGTTCCGCGCGGCGGTGGGGTCGGCCTCGACCCTGGGCTCGGCGTCGAAATCGACCTACCAGATGGATCCGGCCAATTCCGACGAGGCCCTGCGCGAGGTGGCGCTGGACATCGCCGAGGGTGCGGACATGGTGATGGTGAAGCCGGGCATGCCCTATCTCGACATCGTGCGCCGGGTGAAGGACACGTTCGGGGTGCCGACCTACGCCTATCAGGTATCGGGAGAGTATTCGATGATCATGGCCGCGGCCGAGCGCGGCTGGATCGACGGCGAGCGGGCGATGATGGAGAGCCTGATGGGCTTCAAGCGCGCCGGCGCCGACGGGATTCTCACCTACTTCGCCGTCGAGGCGGCCAAGCGGCTGAAATAG